The Candidatus Hinthialibacter antarcticus genome contains the following window.
GCAGCGGTGACGTAAGAGCGGTCAGGTTTTCGTTCCGCTGTGACCGTCTGAAAATGCTTCAGCGCAATTTTGCCTGCATCGCGAATCACAGGCGTCATATCAGCAGCAATTTGTTGCAAATCCATTTCAATATCCTCTCTGGTCTATTGCTTACAGCGTACTTCCACTGGCGGGACATTCAATCAGCGCGGCTTCGTATAATGGTTTCAAATCAAAATCAAATGCAAACGCTTTACTGTTCGCCGCCTCGCACCCATTTCCAAACGGGTTCTCCATTGGGTAAAAGGATGACTTTTTCGGGCTGGCTGGAGGGCAATTCAAACGGGCGCGTGAGGTACATCGTGGCTTCGCCCTGAAACGTATAGGTTGAATTAACGCTTTGACCGAGTGGAAGGAACTCGACGCGATCAATGTTCCCATCAGGAAAATACCGCGCCGGAATGTAGCCCGAATAAAACAGAAAAAAGATATCAGGATTTTGCGCGATTCCAGTCACGACCACGCGCTTTTGCGGCAGCCAGTTTTCTTCCCACCAGTTAATCGCATCGCGGTAGCCATATTCCCAATCCGGCGCAGAATAGACGGGATAACGGACAAATAAGTCATATAAATAAATCGCGGGAAACAGAACAAAGACAACACCCCAAATGATCACAAGCGTTCGAACCAATTTTGGGGAAATATGCAAAGAAAAATACTCGCGCCAGCCTTTCAGCGCCAAGAGTCCATTGACTGCCATTAAATGAATCACCGGGACGGCGTAGACGCTCCGCAAGCCGTGCGGGATGCTTTCCCGCGTACAAGCGGCCGCCAGTGGAAAACAGAAAAACCAAACCAACAGAAGCACATCAATTCGATTGCGCCTCCAGATTGCTTGCACAAAACCTGCGACGAGAAGCGGCGCTATATACCAATGCACTTGTCCAAACGCCAGCGTATTGTGGCGCAAATTCGCATCGCCATTGATGAATAAAAACCCCGGGGACAAATGAGACGCGTAGTTTAAGATGAACTCCAACATCAAACTC
Protein-coding sequences here:
- a CDS encoding glycosyltransferase family 39 protein, whose amino-acid sequence is MNDNPSGFFRDEASKGYTSYCLMKTGQDMSATPWPLFVKEHERTTSSLYQYITIPFIYCFGLTEAGVRLPACLAGTLSVLIGYWIARRWWGSRAGLWAAAFVCLSPWSLLLSRWANQSILLTLWVPLAVYFLFKKEKPTVLDAVLSALCLLLALYTYATARLTAPVLVVVFLLVLLLFAKDKRALLVPTLCFVFVFFIGAIPMAMHLISQPEASGSRLSDISIFDGQPLLSLMLEFILNYASHLSPGFLFINGDANLRHNTLAFGQVHWYIAPLLVAGFVQAIWRRNRIDVLLLVWFFCFPLAAACTRESIPHGLRSVYAVPVIHLMAVNGLLALKGWREYFSLHISPKLVRTLVIIWGVVFVLFPAIYLYDLFVRYPVYSAPDWEYGYRDAINWWEENWLPQKRVVVTGIAQNPDIFFLFYSGYIPARYFPDGNIDRVEFLPLGQSVNSTYTFQGEATMYLTRPFELPSSQPEKVILLPNGEPVWKWVRGGEQ